ACCAAGCTAATTTTCTCAGAGCTCATCGAAAATGTAATTTTGCCGGATATTCTCTGCATGAAGAAAACTGCGGCAATAAGAAGGATAGAGATGAGAGATATTTTCAACCAGTTTCTGACTTTTCTTGATAATGCATATTCTTTTCTTGAGATCGCAGCCAATCTTATTATCAAAGCATCGCTTACTGAGCTCCAGAATTTCGTAGAGCTCCTCCAAAAAATTCTGAATGGAGCTCCTATCATAGGCATTACATTTTCTTCTGAAGAAGTTTGAGTTACTATTGAATAAAAAGGATTCCATATAAATACATATACTCCTATTGAGAGAATCACTATTGAGAGAATGCCAAGGGCTATTTGCTCAGCATTACCTGCCTCCAACCCAAGCTGGATATATGTGCCAATTCCCTCAAGCATATAGTTAGTTGAACCCATAGTTATTATTTCAGAGGATACAAGGAAGAAAAGTCCCCCAGCCCACGAGATTATTGAATTCTTCGCTATCGCAGGGACTGATGCGGGAATATATATCTTCAGCAGTCTGGCGAGAAAGCTTAATTTGTAGATTTTTGCTACCTCAAGCACATATGATGGTATGAATTTTACGTTTGCATAGACCCCAAGTATCAGGTTCCAGGCTTGACTAGTAAATATCAGAAATATAGAGGCCAGTTGTATCCCATACTGCTCTGGTAGCGCTCTCACCATAATGTCTATAACTATCGGAAAGAAGCCAAGAATAGGAACCGATTGCAAAACATCTATCACTGGATATAAAATTTTTTCTACCTTTTCATTTCTTCCCATAGCTATTCCAGCAGCTAATGCAACTAGAACAGATAGAAGATAAGCAAGAAACATCCTCAGCATGCTAGCAGCCAGAGCAGCAACAAGTTCCAAATTATCACCACTTTGTTTAGAAAAACTTAATAGAGATGATTATATTTTTTATTCAAGGGAGGATGAAAATATAAATTGAGCGAGCACAGGGAATATGTTCTCCCAGTATCACCGAAATGCATCAGCCTTGACCATGTAGTAGGTCTTATAGAAACCATATATAGCCTTGGAGGAAAGGCTGATGCTTCCTTCATAAATGATGTAACTGATGCTGATATAGACGTTCTAACCCACGCTATAGATCTCTCAGAAATATTTGGCTTAATAAAATACAAAGATGGAGATATTGTACTAACCGATCTAGGTTTGAAAGCCTCAAGAACTCACCTGAGAGAGCTGAAGAAAATATTGAGAGAGAAGTCTGTCGGAATTCATCCCATCGTAGATATAATGCAGAAGGCGAGAGAAAGTGAAGATAGGTCAATAAATGAGGAAGAGATATATGCGATACTAGAAAAATATTACAGTGAGAACGAGCTGTCCAAGGCAATAAGATGTGTTCTACAATGGATCTACTATCTCGAGCTTGGTACATGGGATTATGAGGAGGGAAGCCTGATATTAAAAGAATAATCTCCTCAAAAAACAGTAGAGTTTCCTTTACAGATAAATTACTATCTTCTTTATGTTGCTCACCGTTATCTTCTTTACTCCTCTTTGCCCCGGCTTGTAAGCTGTTTTGAGTAGACCAGCCTCTTCCAGCTTCTTTATCTGGGCACTTGCATTAGCTTTGCTTTGCTTAATGAGCTCGGCAATCTCTCCCACATCAGACTCATGTTCCTTTATGTACTTCAATATATACAGTCTTGTAGAATTTGCCAGTGCAGAAGCAACTCTAACAATATATTCATCTCCGTTGACATATAGAGTGCCATCCATTTCAATTATACCAGTCTTTCCAACAATCTCCTCTTCTTCTTTAGTTTTTTTAACTTCCACATTAATCACCTTATTTAAATTAATATTCTAAAATGTTGTTTATTAATCTTATCTTTTTATTTGTAAATATATTGGATAATACTCAATATCATGGGATTATTCGCTTATAGTATGAAAGTAAAATGCCATTGAGAAACTTTAAAAATATAATATAATTATAAATAAATATAATAAGTATCGTAAGTTGTGAAGCAGAATAAATCAATTGAGCAATGCACTTTCATTTCTGAAAACAATATTCTTTGCAGAAAAGAAAATTACCACGAATTATTTCAAATATATTTCAAATATCAACTTACTTACTACAAGTTATTTTTAATATGTTATTCTCACCAAATCATTGAGGGAACAAACGACTCAATCTTGTGGAGAAGGGAGTGGTGCTGCATTTGAAACTTGGCGAGATCTACAGAAAGGTTCCGCAGAGGGCATTTGGTATACTCTCTCTGGTTGAATCTCTTCTTCCAAAATATGAATATGTTCCACAGGAATTGATCTCGTCTAGGATTAGGCTTAATCCAAGTGAGCTCGAGAGACTGCTCGAACTTCTTGTCTCCCTCTCCCTACTCCAGAGAAGGATTGGTAAAAGCGTTGGATATAGACTCACATATCTTGGACTTAATATCCTCTCTTTAAGGGGGCTAGTGAATAGAGGGATAATTGGAGCAATTGGTGACAAGATAGGAGTTGGAAAAGAGAGCGAAATATATGAGGCTCTTTCTCCTGCTCAGACAAGGCTTTCCATAAAATTTCATATGGTTGGAAGGGATAGCTTCAAGCAATTTGTGAGGGTCAGAGGATTTGCTGCTGGAACAGGGTTTTCCAACTGGCTCCTAAAATCGAAACTCAATGCTATGAGGGAATATAGAGCGATTACGAGACTCTCGCAGTATACTGATGGAGTTTTGCGACCTTTTGGGTTTAATAAGAATGCAGTTGTAACAGAATTTGTTGAAGGAATAGAGCTCTATAAAGCCCCGTCATTATCAGATCCTCGAAGAGCATTTGAGGAGATAATTAGAATCATAGAGTTATCTTACTCTTGTGCAGGAATAGTTCATGGTGATCTGAGCGAATATAATGTTCTCGTCAGGATGCCTGATGAGAAACCTATCATAATTGATTGGCCTCAATATATTGAGAAAAACCATCATAGTGCCTCTGAATTGCTCAGGAGGGATGTGTGCTACATATCTAGATATTTTAAGAAGAAATTTGGACTAACAGAAGATTGTAGCATGCTATATGAAAGAATTTTAAACGCAAGTTCAGAAAATATTTGCAGAGAGATCTCTCACTAAAATAAAGGGAAATGGAAATCATGAAACTTCTAGAAAACGAGAAAGAGTCCCCCAAGCTATCCGAAGAAAACGTCAACAAGTGCTATTTAGGATTAGATTTGTTCAAATATGAGGAAGGAAGAAGGACCTTCTCGATTGTATTGCTTTGCAATGGGAAAGTAGTTGCAAAGTACGATGATGTAGGACTGGAAAAGGTTGTGAGACTAAGCTGGGAATGGAACGTTTCAAAAATTGCGATAGATAGTATTACAGAATTAGGCGAAGGAAAGACAGAAATTGGAAGGTTTGTTTCTCTTCTTCCTGAAAAGACAGAGATCTTTCAGATAAATTTATCAGACAATCAGGAAAGGGATCTAAGGGAAATGCTCCGCAGCCAAGGGTTCTCTACTGGACAGCTCACCCCATCGAAAACAGCATATTATCTAGCCCTTCTGGCTTCATATGGATTTGGGAAGGAGGCTGTAAAGAAGGAAGTCACGACAAAAATAATTGTCAGAAAGAACAGAAACCTTGGTCCAGGTGGAATGAGTAGCAACAGATACAGAAGAAAAGTCAGAACAGCAATACTTCAAATAGTCAATTCAATAAAAGATCTGCTAGATAGTGGAGGCTTCGATTACGATCTGCTTTATAGAAAGTCTGGCGGCGGATTGGATGGAGCAACTTTTACAGTTTTTGCCTCAAGAGAGTCCCTCGAGAGTCTAATCAAGCCTAAAACAGGAACAAGCGTTAGCATAGAGATAAGGCCAGAGTACAAGATCAAGCTCTCTTTTGAAGAAAGCCCGATGGAAAGCAAGCCTTTAATTGTTGGAATAGATCCTGGAATGACATATGGCATCGCAATTCTTGACATTGATGGAAAGATAATCTATGCAGGATCATGGCACAAAATGAGCAGACTTGACGCAGTAGAATTCATAGAGAAATATGGAAAACCAATAGTTGTTGCAACCGATGTATTTCCTGTTCCCAACAGTGTTAAGAAGATAGCATCACAGTTTGGATCAGAAATATTTGTTCCAGAAAAAATTCTCAGCGTAGAAGAAAAAAGAACCATGGTGGAAGAAGCTAGAAAAATTGGAGAAATAGAGAACGTCGATGCACACACAAGGGATGCTCTGGCCGCAGCTTATGCTGCCTATAAGGCTCTATCGAGAAAACTAGCTGAAGTAAATACATATCTTCAAAAAACAGGGTTGAACCTACCCGCTGATAGAATAAAGAGAAGAATTATTGAGGGTGCTTCTTTAGCAGATGCTGTCGAGGCGGAACTAAGAACGTATTTGAGCTCAGTAAACAAGACCATAAGATTGATTTCGTATCCAGAAACTAAAAGAGGAGAACAAAAGGAGAGAAAGGAAATTGAATCAATGGAAGTCATACGAAAGGAAAACTTTCTCCTGAGAAAAAAGATCGAGGAGTTGGAGAATGAGCTTGAAAGAAGAGAAAAAGAGCTGTCTCTATACAAAAAAGGCGTCCTTCAGCTGAGCAAGGAGGATTACTATGCTAGAGAGATACATAGGCTCAGAGAATCCATAGCAGAGATGGAAAAGGCTCTGAAAAAAAGAGAATCTGAACTGGAATCAAAGCTTGAAGAGATTAATAGGATAAGCTCCATGCTGAATAGAGTAATAAATGGAGAGATGGTCATCGTTCCAACAATTTCCAGTCTAACCAAAGCTAATTTAGGAGCTCTGAAAAGCATAAGGAAAAAAATAATCTACGTAGAAAATCCGGATTCCTATCAGAGAGATGCAATAATTGACCTCGTTAAGGAAGATCCTCTAGCTGTGGCAATACCCGGACCACTATCTGATAGAGGATTGATATCTATTCTCGAGAGCTTCGGGATTCCCGTTCTAAGTTTGTCCGATTTCGAATCTTCAAGATTCAATAACATCATCTTCATGAGCTCAGAGGCAGAGAAAGAGGCTATAAAAAGGAAGGAAGAGCTGAGAAAAGCTATCAGGAGTGAAGAAAAAGAGAAAATAATATCGCTTATTGAGAAGTACAAAGAAGAGAGAGCTAAAACCTCTTCCCTCAAAAAATAACCTTAGAAGAGGGTAATTTTTCTATTGAGGATCAATTCCGTGTATCTCCTGATGTTCGAGAGCTCTTCATCGACAATAGATTTAGCTGTTTCCCTCATATCACTTGTTATGTTGCCCCTTATAGGGGTGAGTTTTATTGATGCTGCCAGCGGTTCATCGATGGGCCTTCCTATCTGAGATAATATTTGTATGCTCACATGAATTTCCGATTCTAGTTCTTCATAGATTCTCCTGCTTGCCACAAATGCGAGCACATTATAAATCTTTCCAACATGGTTGATCGGGTTCTTCCCTGCCGTTGCTTCAAGGCTCATGGGCCTCATTGGTGTTATGAGGCCATTGGCCCTGTTTCCCCTTCCAGTGGCGCCATCATCTCCGTGCTCCGCGCTGGTACCTGTAACAGTCAGATAAAACTTTCCCTTCTCTGGAAGATCCCCTGTATTGAAGTGTATTCTCACATTGAATGCTGGTGCCAATTCAGAGGAGAGAGCCTCTACTTCCTCTTTAACTTTCCTCTTAACTTCTAGGTATTCATCTGGAGACTTAACCAGACTGCTTATAATAGCTCCAGCAATCGTTAAATCTATCTCGTTCTTTCTTCTGAGACCCATTACTTTTATATCTTCACCAAGTTCAGGGATTTTTCTCTTTGCTTCTTTACTGTTCAGATACCTTTCAGTATTTAGAACCAAATTTTCCAATGTAGTGAGAGGATAGAATCCAACGCCGAAGCTAGTATCATTGGACAGTATTTTTTCCTCATAATCAAAAATTCCCCTTAAATCTTCTGAGCCCTTCCCTATCTTGTAGTCGACTATAACATGCTCCTCAGGATTCAGGTATCTCATGTTCTTGGCTATCCAGTTCTTCACAGCCTTCACAATGATTGTTCCTACAGGTATTTCTTCTACCGCTCCCCCCACATTTACATAAGTTGTAGCTCTTCCAGAAACAATTATGTATATCGGCTGATTGACTTTTCCTCCTCCAAATTTTGGTGAAGCTTGTCCGCCAACCAACAGAACTTTGTCAAGATTATGATGTAGGACTCTCCCATAATTTTTTATATAATATTCCGAGAGAGCAAGGCTCGCTTCTTCCGAAGCTGAATCTGCAATGTAATCAGGATGTCCAACACCTTTTCTCTCCACAAGCTCTATCTCCATGCTTTCAGGAATTTGCCAGTTTACTTCCTCAACGAATATGTTTCTCATCATGATGGCTCACCAAAATCCTTGAAACTTAGTTATCGGATTTAAAAGAAAATAATTTAAATATTTCCCCCCTCCCCCATCTTCAGAATAGAAAAGCGAAGCTACTTCCCTTTCAAATAAAAACCTATGAAGCCATCAGCCAGACACAAATGAAAGCTCAATACTTCTTATAATCGAGACTGATGAAGAGAATTTGGCTACCTCTTATGAGAATGGTCCCATATTTTGCTTTTGGCTCCTCGCTCCTCTCCTTGACCTCAGTACAATTCTTCAATATAACATTCATAGTAGCATCGCTGAAATCTAGCTCTCCTATGAATTCTCCACCGTCTTTCAGCTTTACAAGAACGTTATTTCCTCTTGCTTCTTGTAAGTATTTTAGAGGTAACTGCAATTTTGAAGACATCAGTTTAAGCACCCTCTGTAGCGTTTCGTTATTTATTCATACACAGTATTAAGTTTTATTATTTCTAAGATTTATTAACTTAAGGGGGTTCATCTTCAAAAAAACATATAAAAACTTATACAGTCACAATGTCCTTTTTCTCCTATACATTTACAATTTCTTATTTTCTAGATGTAAAGAATGAAAGCTTGCTAATTTTCTACTGTATGCTCAGCTGTTTTTATCATTTTGACGTTCTAATAATTATTCTGCAATTCTTTCAAAATACTCGTGCTTTTATGAATAAACTTTTTTACATTTTTAAAAAACTGCAAAAATTACTCCAAGAAGTGAGGTTTTACATTTGATTTCCTCTTTATACTAGAGAACGAGGCTTTCATTTGTAAAGCTCTCTCCTCATGGACTCTAGAGGCTTTCTCTCCACTCCAACAAAGCCAGCAACATCATTTATGCTCACTCCAGCATCTTTTCCTATCATCATGAGCTCACGCAGTCTGGATTCATATCCTTTCTCGCGCGCAAAGTGGTGATCAATAATTGCTGAATTGAAGCAGGCAGAAGAGATCATTTTCTCCAGATTCATCATTCCTGCTCTAATATTTTCTTGCTTTAGAGAAGAGCTTTCAAAGTAATTTGGAGGACCGCTTATGTACAAAAGGTTTGGCTTAAGACTGCATATGCTGTTCAGAGCATTTGGATCAACAGGACCTTGGGAATCTGAAGCAAAATAATATCTGAAATCACCATCGTCTATGACCACAGCAATAATTTTCCCAAGAGGGGTTCCAATCTCTCCATGCCAGAATGGGCCCTCAATTGAAATTTTTAAATCCTCAACAGAGAGCTTTCCACTGTTCACTGCTAAATATTTTATTCCTCTGCTTTCCAGCTCCTTCTGGAAGAGAGATGCTCTCAGCTTTTGACTTCTATTGATTTCTATGCTCGGGTGCTTCATTATGACTGTTTTACCAATTAAGGCATCCAGAATATCTTTTCTCTGCGGATAGTGGTCTCTGTGATAGTGAGTTATAACCACTACGCTCGAATCATTTATTTCCTTTTTTATTAACTCGAGACTCTGCTCGAGAGCATGGAGCTCAATTGGATGTGGAGGAAGACCATATCTTCTAGGAGCCAATGCTGCTCCTGGATCAATTGCTATTTTTGTGCCGCTTTCAGTCAACAAAAAATTTGCCATAGATCTGACTCCAAGACTATCTGATGCTGGGAAGAGGAGCTTAGTTCTGCCCATGAGCGTTCCCAGAAGAATATCAATTTTATTTTACATAATACTAATTATTGTCTCCGATTATTATTTTTGCCACAAGCTTATCATATTAAAATGTATGAACAAGAAGGAAAAATGAAAGGATGGAAGCTTGAATCCCCGGGAAATAATGAAAAAATATGATTCAACAGCTATTGGATACGATGATCTCTACCAAGAGGAACAGAGCTTGAAGTATTTGGCTTCATGGAAGTTTCTCCAAAATTTCGAGGGCAACTTCATAGATATCGGTTGTGGTACTCTCCTCCTAGAAAGATTTCTCCACGCATATGGTATTGTTAGGAGACTCAATTATATTGTTGGTTTAGACATCAGTGAAAAAATGCTTATGGTAGGTTTATCGAAGATCTCCTCGTTTTTGGAGCTACTAAACAAAACGGATCTAGTCAGAGGAGATGCCTCCAGACTTCCCTTTAGAGATGAATCATTCGACTACGGTACCTCCTTCACTGTTTTTACACTTTTACCATCGGAGAATATTGGGATATTGGAAATGGAAAGAATCCTGAGAAAAGGCGGAATATACTCTTTATTGAAGAAGAGACAGCAGTGGAAATGGAAAAGAGAACATGAAGTTATTGCAGAAACCGATAAGGACATTATATACAAAATTGAAAAGTCATACTTAAATGAGGACTTGAAGCATGTCAACTCAAATGAAAAAATCAATGACAGCAGTTGATTTGAAAGCCTTGGTCGAGGAAATAAAAAATATAGTAGTAGGAGAAAGAGTTCAAAACATATATTATCTTTCCACAGAGGGCATTCTCCTTTTTAAAATGAAGATCGGAGATTACAGGTATCTCGTAATGGAGCCTGGCAAAAGAGTTCATCTCACAAAATTTTCAATTGATGTTCCAGAATCTCCCGGTTTACTGGCTATGTCTTTCAGGAAGCATCTGAGGGATCAGCAAGTAGATGATATAGCTCAGATCGGCTTCGACAGAATCCTTAAGGTAACTTTTAGGAACGGAGCCTCAATTTATATTGAAATACTTCCCAGAGGAGAGATAGTCCTAACAGATGAGCACAATAACATATTACATTCAACAGGATTCAAGAAGATGAAAGATAGGGAAATAAGAAGAGGTATACAGTACGTTCTTCCCCCACATGTTGAAAGACTCCCCTCAATTGAGGAATGCATTTCCCTTTTGGAAAAAAAGGAAATTCAGGGAATCTCCAGGGTGCTTGGAATACCTCCAGAGGTCCTAAATGAAGCATTGAAGAGAGGAAGCGGCGTTCCGCAGATTGTGTGCCAGGAAATTGAAAAAATCTTGGAGGATTCTGGAAAGCTTGGAGGATTCATTGTTTTTAGAAATGAACTTCCTATCAGCTTTCATCCATATAATCCAACTGCTATTGAGAAAGAGGATAAAGTGAAATTCTTCGATAAATTCAACGATGCAGTGGATGAATTTTTCTATAAAATATTGTCGCTTTCATCTCTGAAGACGATCAGCGATGAGGAGAGAAGGCTGTCCCTGAAAGTTCAAGAAATAGCTTCCGAAATTGAAAAATATGAAAAGGAAGCCTCTGAGCTTTACCTATCTGCTCAAAAAATTCTGGAAAATTTACAAAAGCTTAGGGAGCTTCAGAAATGTGTTATGGATGCGAGAGAGGAGTTCGGCTGGGAAAAAGTGAAGGAGAGATGCTTTGGGATAGAAGAGATCCATCCGAAGGAGGGGACATTTACAGCTAATCTAGGTGAAATGAAAGTTGACCTTCCTGTTAACCTAGATCCATATTCCTTTATTCAAAGAATGTTTGAAGAGGCAAGAAAGCTGAAGAGAAAGGCAGAGAGCGGCAAACAGCATCTCGAGGAGCTCAAGAGAAAGCTTGAAGAGCAGAGAGAGATGAGGGTAGAAAGAACTGAAGAATTTGCTTTCGCATCGAGAAAGAAAAGCTGGTACGAAAAGTTCAGATGGAGCATCACGCGCAACGGCTTTCTTGTTATAGCAGGGAGAGACATGCAGCAGAATACAACAATTGTGAGAAAATATCTGAAGGAAGCGGATATTTATCTTCATGCCGATATTCAAGGAGCTCCTTCAACAGTTCTCATTACAGATGGAAAAAGTGTTGCTGAGGAAGATATATTCGACGCAGCGGTAATAGCAGCAGCATATTCAAAGGCATGGAAGGAGAATTTGACTTCGATAGACGTCTTTTGGGTGAAGGGAAATCAAGTCTCTCTATCACCACCATCTGGAGAGTATCTTAGAAAGGGAAGCTTCATGATCTACGGGCAGAAAAATTACATAAAAAATGTTTATCTCATGTTGTACATTGGTGTACAAAGAACAGAAGATGGGTACATGAGGCCAATTGTAGGGTCCGAAAGCTCAGTTAAGATAAACGGAATACCAATAGCGGCTCTAGTTCCAGGGGATCTCTCCCCAGATACTGTTCTGGAGAAGCTGATATCAATAGGCAAAAGGCTGAATCTCAATTTGCTGCCTCTTAGAGAGGATCTTCGCCTCCTAATCCCAGGAAAAGCGAAAATTAGAGCTTCGTTCGGAAATCAGGATTTGACAATTAAATAACTCTTATAAATAGCTATAATTCAAGTAATGAGTGAAGGTGATAACAGCTTTGACGTCAAGAAAAGGAATAAGCGTGGACGAATTAATGAGCTCCAACGTGATAACAGCTCTTCCAGACGATCCTCTGGAGAAAGTAGTTAGCTTAATGCTTGAAAACGAGGTCGGAAGCGTAGTTATTGTCAACGAAAAAGGGATCCTTTTGGGAATAATTACTGAAAGGGATCTTATAACAAAGGTAATAGCAAAGAAGCTCAATCCAACGACGCTGAAGGCGAAAGATATAATGTCATCACCAGTTATATTTGTTGAACCTGGAATTACAATAGAGAAGGCAGTCGAAATAATGCAATCAAAGAGAATCGGTCATCTTCCTGTCGTTAAAGGAGGCAGAGTAGTTGGCATAATAGCTGAGGGAGACATAATTTACCTTGCTCCAGAGTTTCTGCAGCTCCTTCAAATAAAGAAGAGAAGAAAGCGCTATCCACTTTAACTGCTTTGAAAAACAGTCAGAGACAAAAGAAGATTAATCTTCAAAATAATATAAGTAAACAATTTATACGTCAGCATCCTAATATTTATTAGGATAGGTGATTCTCATAGGGGAATTTTCAAATGGAATGTCTTCCTCAACCACTCAATTATCGATCTACTGTAGGAAAAACATCCCCTTTCTTACGAAAGAGGATAAGGCACTAAGAGCTAGAGAAATCATCAGAGAAACCGGTCTAAGGGTTATTCCAATTTTTGATGACGTCTCCAGGAAAAAGACCATAGGCATAGTTCGGAGAATCGATCTTCTGAATATATCCTCAACTAAGTCGAATTTGAGAGTTCTCGATATAATGAGCACTGATTACTTGTCCTTCAGAGATAGCGATGATATTATAGAAGCACTGAAAACTATGCTGAAGCGGGGAGAGTGGTACTCAATAGTAGAGGAAAAAACTGGAGAGTTCAAGGGAGTTTTTGGTCTGGAGAATGGTTTAAAATTTTTCATGGACCAAGGAAGTAGATCTCTTTCAGCTCCTTTGAGAGAATTTTACACTCCAAATCCTATCTATGTTCAAGAGGACGAGTTAATATCGAGAGTCTGGTATTTGATGCTCAAGCATCAGTATGCTGGTTTTCCAGTATTAAACAGGAAAGGAGAGCTGGTAGGGGCGATCACACAGCATGATCTATTGAGGAAGGGATACACCCGCCCCGTGCTCGAGTCTCCATCACCTCCAAAGAAAGTACTCGTTCGAGAGGCCATGACCACACCTCCTATAGCATTACCACCAGATTCTCCGCTATCAGAGGCTGTTTCCCTAATGCTGAAAAAGGATATTGGAAGAGTATATGTATCGGAAGGCAAGAAACTAGTAGGAGTAATTGATAGAGAAGATGCCGTGAAGGCAATTTTGAGTTTCCAGCTCTAGGTGAGCTCCAATGTCCTACTCACGCAAATATGATTGGCACAGATGGCTGAGAAGCGATGGCCAGCCTGGGTTTTCCAGCAGAATATACAGAGTAGAGGGGGATATGGAAAGGCTGGCAAAAAGGCCAGTAATAACAATATCACAGTCCTCTCCTGTTAAAGAGGCCCTTGAGAGAATGCATCTCAACAGAGTTAGAAGCCTCATAGTAAGCAAGGGTGAAGCATATGAGGGTATTTTGCTCGCTGAAAACTTAATTGACTATTTAGGGGGTGGCGATCTCTACAATCTTGCCATAAACAGATATGAAGGGATATTCTACAGAGCAATTGATGAGCCAGTAAAAAGCATAATGAGCAAGCAGGCTGTATTCGCTTATACTACTTCAAGGCTAAGCGATGTTGTGACAAAAATGATGGAGAACAACATATCAATAATTCCTATTTTAAATAGAGATGGAAAAATCTATGGCATCATTTCAGAGCACGATGTTGTGAAGCTGCTCGTTGAGAAGAGAACTGGAGTCACTGCCGAAGAAATCTCATCACAAATAATATCGGTTGGAACCTATGAACCAATACTGGAAGCAATGAAAAAAATGGTCTCTCTGGGTCTCAGGCAAATATTCGTGAGGAATGAAGCAGATCAGATTGTTGGAAG
The Fervidicoccaceae archaeon genome window above contains:
- the rqcH gene encoding ribosome rescue protein RqcH; its protein translation is MSTQMKKSMTAVDLKALVEEIKNIVVGERVQNIYYLSTEGILLFKMKIGDYRYLVMEPGKRVHLTKFSIDVPESPGLLAMSFRKHLRDQQVDDIAQIGFDRILKVTFRNGASIYIEILPRGEIVLTDEHNNILHSTGFKKMKDREIRRGIQYVLPPHVERLPSIEECISLLEKKEIQGISRVLGIPPEVLNEALKRGSGVPQIVCQEIEKILEDSGKLGGFIVFRNELPISFHPYNPTAIEKEDKVKFFDKFNDAVDEFFYKILSLSSLKTISDEERRLSLKVQEIASEIEKYEKEASELYLSAQKILENLQKLRELQKCVMDAREEFGWEKVKERCFGIEEIHPKEGTFTANLGEMKVDLPVNLDPYSFIQRMFEEARKLKRKAESGKQHLEELKRKLEEQREMRVERTEEFAFASRKKSWYEKFRWSITRNGFLVIAGRDMQQNTTIVRKYLKEADIYLHADIQGAPSTVLITDGKSVAEEDIFDAAVIAAAYSKAWKENLTSIDVFWVKGNQVSLSPPSGEYLRKGSFMIYGQKNYIKNVYLMLYIGVQRTEDGYMRPIVGSESSVKINGIPIAALVPGDLSPDTVLEKLISIGKRLNLNLLPLREDLRLLIPGKAKIRASFGNQDLTIK
- a CDS encoding CBS domain-containing protein; translation: MTSRKGISVDELMSSNVITALPDDPLEKVVSLMLENEVGSVVIVNEKGILLGIITERDLITKVIAKKLNPTTLKAKDIMSSPVIFVEPGITIEKAVEIMQSKRIGHLPVVKGGRVVGIIAEGDIIYLAPEFLQLLQIKKRRKRYPL
- a CDS encoding CBS domain-containing protein, which codes for MSSSTTQLSIYCRKNIPFLTKEDKALRAREIIRETGLRVIPIFDDVSRKKTIGIVRRIDLLNISSTKSNLRVLDIMSTDYLSFRDSDDIIEALKTMLKRGEWYSIVEEKTGEFKGVFGLENGLKFFMDQGSRSLSAPLREFYTPNPIYVQEDELISRVWYLMLKHQYAGFPVLNRKGELVGAITQHDLLRKGYTRPVLESPSPPKKVLVREAMTTPPIALPPDSPLSEAVSLMLKKDIGRVYVSEGKKLVGVIDREDAVKAILSFQL
- a CDS encoding CBS domain-containing protein; this translates as MSYSRKYDWHRWLRSDGQPGFSSRIYRVEGDMERLAKRPVITISQSSPVKEALERMHLNRVRSLIVSKGEAYEGILLAENLIDYLGGGDLYNLAINRYEGIFYRAIDEPVKSIMSKQAVFAYTTSRLSDVVTKMMENNISIIPILNRDGKIYGIISEHDVVKLLVEKRTGVTAEEISSQIISVGTYEPILEAMKKMVSLGLRQIFVRNEADQIVGSISIKRLIDFFATSEVYNWVKKGYLTEANSAQVKDLASYSITRIPHSLDVGEAAREMLNYQVSSAVVVKDSEDFGMITEHDVFYALALPLK